Below is a genomic region from Streptomyces sp. RPA4-2.
CTTGTGGCCGGTGGTCATGCCGCGCGTCCAGGAGGGCAGCACCGGGTCACGGGACGGCGGTTGCGGTTGCGGTTGCGGTTGCGGTTGCGGTTGCGGTTGCGGTTGCGGTTGCGCCGAGGACGTCACGATCCGCCGGCCGAGGTCCGGCCGGCGGAGGACCGGGGACACGGCCGTCGGCACGTGCACCGGCGTCGTACGGCCCTCGCTGAGCCGGCGGCCGAGCTCACGGGCGTCCTGCGGCCGCCGGTCCGGCTCCTTGGCCAGCAGGTCCAGGATGATCCGCTCGACGTACTCGGGGAGCTCGGCCCGGCGCCCGCGCGGCGGCTCGGGAGAGGTGTCGCGGTGGCTGATGAGGACCGCCCACGCGTCGTCGAGATCGAACGGCGGTGCCCCGGTGGCGATCTCGTAGAGCACACATCCGAAGGAGTACAGATCGCTGCGCCGGTCGACCTCGACACCGCTGATCTGCTCCGGCGACATGTAGTGCGGGGTGCCCATCGCGATACCGGTGCCGGTCAGCCGGGCCGTGAAGCCGACGTCGTGGCCGAGCCTGGCGATGCCGAAGTCGCAGATCTTCACGGTGCCGTCGGCGAGCCGCATGATGTTCGCCGGTTTCAGGTCCCGGTGCACGATGCCCTGCTGATGGGTGTACGCGAGCGCGGCCGACACCTGGTCGGCGATGTCCACGACATCGGCGACCGGCAGCGGACGCTGCTCGTTCTCCCCCAGCAACTGACCGAGGTTGTGCCCCTCCAGGAGCTCCATGACCAGGTAAAGCACGCCGTCGGACTCACCGAAGTCGTGCACGACGGTCACCCCGCGGTGCTGCAGCGCGGCGGCCACCCGGGCCTCGCGCCGGAACCTCTCCCGCAGGACACCGGTGAAGGACGGGTCGTGGTGCGGGCCGAGAGGCTTGAGGCACTTCACGGCGACCTGCCGACCCAGCGACTCGTCGCGGGCGCGCCACACCTCGCCCATGCCGCCACTCCCGATCAGATCGAGCAGTCGGTACCGGCCCTGGATCAGCCTGGTCTGCGCCATCTCGTGCGATCGCCCCCGTCGCTGCTCGCCGCGCCCTCCCCTGGCCCGTCCAGTATGGCGAGTTATCTGCCGACTTTGTACGGCACCCGACGCGAGCCGGGGCCGAGCCACGCCATGCGCGCAGCACGCGTTGGGGCGGGCTTCCCCGGCGAAGACGTGCGGGAACGCGGCGCGGTGCGGTGCCCGCGACACTCGGCCGCCGGGTCACCGCGGCGGGCGGCGGGGCCGGTCCGCCGTACGGCACGTGGGCGTACGGCGGCGGAGCGGCGTACGCCGGCCGCACCACGCGCCGGGACAGCGCGACGCGCGCCGGGCCGACGTGCGTCGCGGCCGACCGGCGGGAGCTGTCCGCCCGGCCTGCCTCGCACTCGTCGACGCTCTGCGGGTCCCGGCACCCGTGCGATCGCCCGCCGAGCGTTCCGGTCGTGACCGCGGCGACGTCGGTCGCGGGTGCCAGAATCTGCGGCATGACGCTGTGCGACTACTTCTCCGCCGCTGACGATCGAGCCGCCGTCGCCGTGGGCGGATCGCCCGCGGGGCCGGGCCCGGCAGGGTTCGATGTGGTCTCCCTGAAGGGCATCGACCCGGTGGTCGCCATCGCCCGGCTCGAGGCGATCGCGACCGACTGCAGCTACGAGGAGGCCGGTCGACGCCCTCGGTCCGGGCAGCTGTTGTCCGAGGCGGACGGCCAAGGCCCGCTCGTGTTCAGCCTGTCGGACACGCTGGTGACCGCCCTCGTCACCGCGACCCGAGGCGATTTCCGGCGCTTCGCGGAGTCGTGGTCCATGACCGCCGAACTGCGGCACAACCAGGTCGACGCCGAGACGGCCGGGGGCGCCCTGGAAGCCCTGGCCGGCCTGGCCCGACGCGCTCAGCCGGCCGGCCTTCGCCTGTACTGCTGGTGGGCGCTGTGACAGGCCAGGCCTCCACGACGCCAGGTCAACGCCGCACCCGCGGCATCCCCAGCCCGATCCACGAGATGATCTCGCGCTGGATCTCGTTGTTGCCGCCGCCGAAGGTGAAGATCACCGCCGACCGGTAGCCGCGTTCCAGCTCGCCGTGCAGGACGGCACCCGCCGAGCCCTCCTTCAGGACACCCGGCATGGCGACGATCTCCATGAGCCAGGCGTACGCGTCCCGGCGCGCCTCGGAGCCGTACACCTTGACCGCGGAGGCGTCCTGCGGAGTGAGGGTGCCCTGCTGGACGGCGTTCACCATCTGCCAGTTCAGGAGCTTCATGGCGTCGAGCCGGGTGTGGGTCTGCGCGAGCCGGCGGCGCACCCAGGGGAGGTCGACGACCCGGCGGCCGTCGGCGAGCTTGGTCTCCATGGCCCAGCGCTGGACGTCGTGCAGGGCGCGGATCGCCATCGTGCCGTGGGCGGCGAGGGTGACGCGCTCGTGGTTGAGCTGGTTCGTGATCAGCCGCCAGCCCTTGTTCTCCTCACCGACCCGGCGGGAGACGGGGACGCGGATGTTCTCGTAGTAGCTGGCGGTGGTGTCGTGCGAGGCGAGGGTGTTGATGAGGGTGCAGGAGTAACCCGGGTCGGAGGTCGGTACGAGGAGCATGGTGATGCCCTTGTGGGGCGGGGCGTCCGGGTCGGTGCGGACGGCGAGCCACACCCAGTCGGCGGTGTCGCCGTTCGTCGTCCAGATCTTCTGCCCGTCGACCGTGTAGTGCCCGGTGGTCTCGTCGCCCTCGCGTACGGCCCGGGTCTTCAGCGCGGCCAGATCGGTGCCCGCGTCGGGCTCGCTGTAGCCGATCGCGAAGTCGATCTCGCCGGAGAGGATCCTCGGCAGGAAGTACCCCTTCTGCTCCTCGGTGCCGAACTGCATGATCGTCGGGCCGACGGTGTTCAGCGCCATCAGGGGCAGCGGTACGCCCGCCTGGGCGGCCTCGTCGAAGAAGATGAACTGCTCCATGGGCGTGAGCCCGCTGCCGCCGTACTCCTTGGGCCAGCCCGCACCGAGCCGGCCGTCCGTGCCGAGGCGGCGGATCGTCTCACGGTAGAACCGCTTCTGCGCCGCCGGATCGCCGTACCGGGCATAGGCGTTGTCGGGCACCAGCTCGGCGAAGTACTCACGCAGTTCGGTCCGCAACCGCTGCTGCTCCGGCGTGTATTCGAGATGCACGGCGCCTCCTGGCTCCCCAAGGCGGGACCTGACGGCGCACACCGTAGAACGTGTTCCAGAAATAGGGAATGGCGGTGACATGCGTAAGGGGGCGCCCCGGCGGGCGCCCCCTTCTGTCCGGGCCGTCAGTGGCAGGGGAATCCGAGGAGGTGGCGGGCGTCGTGCACCCACTCGTGGACGTTCTCGCCGGACACGAGGGAGGTGGCGCCCTGTTCGGCGCCGACGAAGTAGAGCAGGACCAGCATCAGGACGCCGAAGAAGACCGCCCACGGGACGATCGCGCCGATCGGCAGCTTGGCGGGAACGGCGGTGGGGGTGGCGGTCGGCTGGGCGACGGACTGCGCCATGGGGCGGTACCTCCTGGGGAACTCGCGTCCCGTCTCGGTGGTGCACAGGACGACGGCCGCGGGTCTGACTTGCTCGACCTCCGCCGCCCCTGGGAGGGGTGACGTGCGCTGGGCTTACAGTGGCGCGACCGTGCCGGACTCCCACCGGACTTCCGCCG
It encodes:
- a CDS encoding acyl-CoA dehydrogenase family protein, with amino-acid sequence MHLEYTPEQQRLRTELREYFAELVPDNAYARYGDPAAQKRFYRETIRRLGTDGRLGAGWPKEYGGSGLTPMEQFIFFDEAAQAGVPLPLMALNTVGPTIMQFGTEEQKGYFLPRILSGEIDFAIGYSEPDAGTDLAALKTRAVREGDETTGHYTVDGQKIWTTNGDTADWVWLAVRTDPDAPPHKGITMLLVPTSDPGYSCTLINTLASHDTTASYYENIRVPVSRRVGEENKGWRLITNQLNHERVTLAAHGTMAIRALHDVQRWAMETKLADGRRVVDLPWVRRRLAQTHTRLDAMKLLNWQMVNAVQQGTLTPQDASAVKVYGSEARRDAYAWLMEIVAMPGVLKEGSAGAVLHGELERGYRSAVIFTFGGGNNEIQREIISWIGLGMPRVRR
- a CDS encoding CbtB-domain containing protein, whose protein sequence is MAQSVAQPTATPTAVPAKLPIGAIVPWAVFFGVLMLVLLYFVGAEQGATSLVSGENVHEWVHDARHLLGFPCH